The segment TTAAGGCTTGACAGATATTTATAACCCCAGCTGCTGGCGCATAAAATGCAGATGTATTCATCAATTTAACTATTTTCGCTCCGCCATTTATGGTTTGAGATCTGATATTTTCATATTCATCTATACTTAAATTTTCATCAACCAAGCATATCATATCATCATTATGCATACCTATTACGCAAGATTTTGAGTCGGTTACACTCGTGTCTAGATGATTTTTTAAAGCAAATTTAAGTCTAGCACTATCAAGTTCTCCAGCCATTCCAATAATCTTTTTTCTATTAAATCCACTAGCTTTAAATGCTACATATACCATTATATCAAGTGGATTTGTCACGACAATTATAGTGGAATTTGGGGCAAATTTGGCAATTTGACTAGATGCTTGAGCTACTATATTAGCATTAATTTTAGCAAGTTCGGCCCTACTTTGGCCATCTTTTCTAGCTACTCCAGCTGTGATGATAACAATATCAAAATCGCTTAAAATTTGATAATCATCACCGCCAACTACCATAATATCCAAGCCCAAAGCAATCGACATTTGTGATAGATCAATTGCTTTGGCATTAGCTAAATTTTGGTTGATATCAATGAGTGCTATCTCATCACACATCTGCTTAGAAATGAGAAGACTAGCTATGCTAGCTCCTACATTTCCGGCGCCTATTATTGCTATTTTCACAACTTATTTCTTTAAAGATTCGTTATATATGGCACTTGGTCTCATCACGGCTGAAACCTTCGCATCATCAAAGATATAGTATCCGCCGACATCTACCTTGTTTCCTTGAGAGCCGTTTAACTCATCTGTAATTTTAGCTTTATTCTCATTTAAAGCAGCTGCTACACCGGCAAATTTAGGTGCTAGATCGCTTTTTGCTAGTTCATTAGCCCAGTATAGTGCTAAATAGAAGTGGCTACCGCGGTTATCATTTTCGCCTACATTTTTGCGTGGTGAGTTGTCATTTTTAAGGTAGCTTACAATTGCTTTATCTAAAGTATCGGCTAGTATTGTAGCCTCTTTTTTACCGCTTACGCTAGCTAAATGTTCCAAACTCGCACCAAGAGCTAAAAATTCACCCAAGCTATCCCAGCGAAGGTGATTTTCTTCTATTAGTTGTTGAGCGATTTTAGGCGCACTTCCACCAGCACCAGTTTCAAATAAGCCACCGCCATTTAAAAGTGGGACTATTGAGAGCATTTTCGCACTCGTTCCAAGCTCTAAAATCGGGAATAAATCTGTCAAATAATCCCTTAATACATTACCTGTAACGCTAATAGCGTCTTTGCCAGTTCGTATTATAGAGATTGATTTTTTGATCGCTTCAGTTGGGGCTGCGATACTGATATCTAGGCCATTTAGATCATAATTTTTAAGCTCTGAATTTACTATTTGGATCATACTAGCATCGTGTGCTCTAGCACTATCTAACCAGAATATCGCAGTTGAGTGTGTGGCTTTGGCTCTATTGATCGCTAATTTAATCCAATCTTTAATCGCTTCGCTTTTTGCTTGCATAGCTCTAAATATATCCCCACTCTCAACTTCAAATTCCATTTTATCGCCATTTGTGCTACTAAGTGTGAATTTGCCATCTTCACTAGCTATAAATGTTTTATCATGGCTACCATACTCTTCTGCTTTTTTCGCCATCAAACCTACATTAGATACGCTACCGATAGTTGCTGGATTTAGCGCTCCATTGGCTTTTAAATCATCAATTGTTGCTTCATAAATTGTCGCATATGTGCGATCTGGGATTACTGCTAGAGTGTCGGCTGTTTTGCCATTTTTATCCCACATTTTACCACTATTTCTTATCATTGCTGGCATTGAAGCGTCTATTATCACATCGCTTGGGACATGTAAATTTGTAATTCCTTTATCGCTATCTACCATCGCTAAATCTGGGTTTTTGTCTAAAATTTCATTGTATTTTGCTATGATTTTATCTTTTATAGGCAAGTTTTCTATTTTAGCAAATAGATCTTTTAAGCCGTTATTTGGCACCACACCAACTGAATTTAGCTCACTTCCAAACTCATCAAAGATTTCAGCGAAAAATACTTTCACAAAGTGACCAAACATAACCGGATCGCTTACTTTCATCATTGTAGCTTTTAGATGGACTGAATAGAGTAAAGACTCTTTTTTGGCTTCTTCTATGGTTTTAGCGATGAATTTATCTAGTTTAGCAACACTCATAAATGTAGCACTAATCACATCGCCAGCGGCTGCTTTTATACCATCTTTTAATACTTTTGTGTTGCCATTTTTGTCTGTAAATTCGATTTTAAATTCGGTTGGTTCTTTGACTATTACAGATTTTTCATTGCCATAAAAATCCCCACTATCCATATATGCCACTCTTGTTTTAATAGTGCTATCCCAAGCACCATTTTTGTGTGGGAATTCTTTGGCATAAGCTTTGACGGCACTAGCGCATCTTCTATCTGAGTTACCCTCTCTTAAAACTGGATTTACTGCACTTCCTAAAACTTTAGCATATCTTGCTTTGATATCAATCTCTTTTTCATTGGATGGATTTTCTGGATAGTTTGGTACATTAAATCCTTTTGATTGAAGCTCCGCAATAGCCGCATTTAGCTGCGGAAGTGATGCTGAAATATTAGGGAGTTTGATTATATTTGCTGTTTTTTCTTTGGTCATTTCACCTAGGATTTCTAGATAATTTGGAACTTTTTGATTATCTTTTAAATTTTCAGGGAAATTAGCCAAAATTCTACCAGCTAATGAAATATCCATAGTATCTATACTGATACCACCACGACTTAAAAACTCCTTAATAACAGGAAAAAGTGAAAAAGTAGCCAATGCTGGCGCCTCATCTGTGTAAGTGTAGATTATATCTGCCATTTATGTCCTTTATTTAAAATTTTTCTTATTTTATCAATTTTTAACTAAATTAAACCATTAAACTATAAATAATTTTTATAATTAATCTAAATTTAAGTTTATTCTATCTTTTTTGGGTAATCAAAGAGCAAAACTCGCCCAATTTTAGCCCTTATATCTTTAAACTCATTCACATCAAACTCAATACCAAAAACTCCGCCAGTAGGGATATAACCGATATGGCTATCGCTTAAAATCTCGCAAATTTGAGTTAAAGTATCGTTGTGACCTACGATGAATATGGTGTTTAAAGAGCTATCAATATGATTTATGATATTTAGATAATCTTGCGTTGTGGCCTCAAAAAGTGAGTTTTCAAACTGAATTTTACCACTAAAATTTATATTTTTAGCGATGATTTTGGCGGTTTTGGCCGTTCGCTTAGCTGGTGAAGAGATGATAAGCTCTGGTAAGATATTTTTGTTTTTTAGCCTAGTGGCCATCACTTTTGCAGCCTCTTTGCCTTTGGGGCTTAACGCCCTATCAAAGTCAGTAGCGGCGACTTTTTTAGCCTTTGCGTGGCGAATAAAATATATAGTTTTCATGCTCTCTCCTGAAATTTTTGAATTTTATCAAGCTCGGCTTTGCTAAAACCTGCTAATAATCTATGCTCTATATCTAGCGCTCTTTTTGCTTCAAATGCCTTTGGGTAGCATTTTCGTACTATTTCAATCCATGAATTTGGATCTACATTTGCTATTTTACAAGCGAATTTAAACCACTTATCACCCTTTTTGACATGTTCTATCTCCTCTTTGTGGATCACTTTTAATATCTCTAAAATACCATCTCTATCACCATTTAAAGCTAATTTTTTCATCATAAAAAGATTGGCATCAAGACCATTGGCCTCCATATATCTAGGCAAAATCGCCATACGATTTATGAGTGAATTTTGGGTTTTGATTAGAGCGATAAATAATCCATCATGGACGATATAATCACCATATTTCACTCCTAAAGACTCCATCTTATCAGATATCATCTTAAAATGTCTAATCTCATCATTAGCCACTTCTAACCAATCAAGATAATACTTTATCGGCAAATTTCTAAATCTATAACAAGCATCCAAAGCAATATCAATCGCACTATACTCTATATGAGCAATTGAGTGTAAAAAAGCCTCATTAGTGTGCTTTTGCTTTATCTCTTTCATAGATTTTATAGAGCAAATCTTAGAATAACTAGGCACACTAAGCTTAAAAATATCGCTATTAAAATTCATATCACAACTATGAAAATTGCTATAAATTTGGCTAAATTTAGAAAATTTTTGCTCCAAATCACAAGAGTTCAAGCACTCCCAAATCTCATCAAAAAATCTCATCTAAATACCTTTAAAAATCCAGCCAAATATCCCACGCCAAATCCTATCAAATGAGCATACCACGCTACACTAATCCCCATTAAAAGCGGCGCAAAACTCACTAATAATATAACTACTATAAGCCCTTTGCGATTAAATTTATCAATACAAGCTAAAAATCCAAGCAACACCGATATAGCCCCACTCGCACCGACTAAATTCACACTCTCAAAAGCTAGATACCCAAGGCTTAAAAATCCAGTTATAACCCCGCCAAAGATATA is part of the Campylobacter lanienae NCTC 13004 genome and harbors:
- a CDS encoding rhomboid family intramembrane serine protease; protein product: MRNLGFTAAVIALNCAIYFLEYFVYNPYEFSIFFGLNELFFAGAYWQILTSMFIHGSFMHILMNMIVLYQFGMILERYLGWIKFGILYIFGGVITGFLSLGYLAFESVNLVGASGAISVLLGFLACIDKFNRKGLIVVILLVSFAPLLMGISVAWYAHLIGFGVGYLAGFLKVFR
- a CDS encoding lactate/malate family dehydrogenase; translated protein: MKIAIIGAGNVGASIASLLISKQMCDEIALIDINQNLANAKAIDLSQMSIALGLDIMVVGGDDYQILSDFDIVIITAGVARKDGQSRAELAKINANIVAQASSQIAKFAPNSTIIVVTNPLDIMVYVAFKASGFNRKKIIGMAGELDSARLKFALKNHLDTSVTDSKSCVIGMHNDDMICLVDENLSIDEYENIRSQTINGGAKIVKLMNTSAFYAPAAGVINICQALINEDSKVLSCSVLDDNLIAFSRLVKISKDGVKEILELNLKPKDREILDKSIEEFIIYIKNFNINGANINFS
- a CDS encoding SixA phosphatase family protein; its protein translation is MKTIYFIRHAKAKKVAATDFDRALSPKGKEAAKVMATRLKNKNILPELIISSPAKRTAKTAKIIAKNINFSGKIQFENSLFEATTQDYLNIINHIDSSLNTIFIVGHNDTLTQICEILSDSHIGYIPTGGVFGIEFDVNEFKDIRAKIGRVLLFDYPKKIE
- a CDS encoding NADP-dependent isocitrate dehydrogenase, whose protein sequence is MADIIYTYTDEAPALATFSLFPVIKEFLSRGGISIDTMDISLAGRILANFPENLKDNQKVPNYLEILGEMTKEKTANIIKLPNISASLPQLNAAIAELQSKGFNVPNYPENPSNEKEIDIKARYAKVLGSAVNPVLREGNSDRRCASAVKAYAKEFPHKNGAWDSTIKTRVAYMDSGDFYGNEKSVIVKEPTEFKIEFTDKNGNTKVLKDGIKAAAGDVISATFMSVAKLDKFIAKTIEEAKKESLLYSVHLKATMMKVSDPVMFGHFVKVFFAEIFDEFGSELNSVGVVPNNGLKDLFAKIENLPIKDKIIAKYNEILDKNPDLAMVDSDKGITNLHVPSDVIIDASMPAMIRNSGKMWDKNGKTADTLAVIPDRTYATIYEATIDDLKANGALNPATIGSVSNVGLMAKKAEEYGSHDKTFIASEDGKFTLSSTNGDKMEFEVESGDIFRAMQAKSEAIKDWIKLAINRAKATHSTAIFWLDSARAHDASMIQIVNSELKNYDLNGLDISIAAPTEAIKKSISIIRTGKDAISVTGNVLRDYLTDLFPILELGTSAKMLSIVPLLNGGGLFETGAGGSAPKIAQQLIEENHLRWDSLGEFLALGASLEHLASVSGKKEATILADTLDKAIVSYLKNDNSPRKNVGENDNRGSHFYLALYWANELAKSDLAPKFAGVAAALNENKAKITDELNGSQGNKVDVGGYYIFDDAKVSAVMRPSAIYNESLKK
- a CDS encoding ferritin-like domain-containing protein, producing MRFFDEIWECLNSCDLEQKFSKFSQIYSNFHSCDMNFNSDIFKLSVPSYSKICSIKSMKEIKQKHTNEAFLHSIAHIEYSAIDIALDACYRFRNLPIKYYLDWLEVANDEIRHFKMISDKMESLGVKYGDYIVHDGLFIALIKTQNSLINRMAILPRYMEANGLDANLFMMKKLALNGDRDGILEILKVIHKEEIEHVKKGDKWFKFACKIANVDPNSWIEIVRKCYPKAFEAKRALDIEHRLLAGFSKAELDKIQKFQERA